In the Apodemus sylvaticus chromosome 3, mApoSyl1.1, whole genome shotgun sequence genome, agatcatgtagtaggcaagcctgtaggacattttcttaattagtgatcaatcaTTATGGGCagggccatccctaggctggtggtcctgggttctataagaaagcaggctgagcaagccatggggatcaagccagtaagcagcactctcccatggcctctgcaccagttgACCCTATTTGAGtttctatcctgacttccttcagtgaaggACCAtgctatggaagtgtaagccaaatcaaCCCTTTCTCCCCCAACTTGGCTTTTAGTAACAGTGTTTcatcaatagaaaccctaaccaaggcACTAGGATTTTACCTCAGGTCACCTTTACaatctgagccatctcctcaataCTGTATTACTGTTAAAGTATTTTTTagtacatttattgatttatctaatgtacactcatgtgtgtgtgatgcttgCTACGgcccatgtgtggaggtcagaggacaatgtgtaGAGTGAAGGACAGAACCCAGGTGACCAGGCTTGTGCTCCAATTACTTTTACCTATTGGGACATCTTGTCTACCTCAGCATTACCTTTAAAATCACTAAAGCAGCGACTGTCTTCCTCCCACAGCATCTCCTGTAAGACCTGTCTTTCTGTAATCCTTTCTTTGCTGCCTTGGTGCAGACTGTGACATTAAACTGAATTTACTCTCCGCAAAGGCTCACATGGTGTACTTGTGCAaaaataaccaaaccaaaccaaataaaaccaaaccaaaccaaataaaaccaaaccaaaccaaccaaacaaaaatcccaacaaAATAACTTATGGACCAGTCCTTGGgatctgatttttaaaacaaacaagaaatttatcagaaataatacATTTCAGCTCTCAATCTCTATCTAATTTTGAAAGAAGCAGAAAATTCAGTGTTGTGGGTCCATTTATGCACTGGCTTATAGCAAATCCTCCCTCATTCCCATGCAAACACTATCCACACGGCTTATTGGATTTTACTCAAGAAGTAAGTTCTCAGTCTCTGCAATGTAATTTTTTCCTCACAGATGCTAGCAACTTTTTCTGGCTGAGCACTGTTGTCGAGAGTACTTCAGATATGATAGCACAAGGACAGGGACTGAGAACCTTTGCCTGCTTTTGAAGCTCCACACAGTTTCTGAACTCTCCACAGTGAAGAGGCTTATCTCCGGGCACCACACTGCCTTAtctgaagttttcttcctttcttcttcctgagaAGATTTATAACCCAGCAAAACCACGCTGCCATGATTTCTGCTTCCAAAATTGAATTCTGGTCGTTTTATTTTGCTCCATGCCCTCTGTTGGCTTCGAGTGTGCAGTTAAACAACCCACACAGTCCCGGAGTGTCTTTGACTTCGTAGGCACTGTTGACTGTTATCTTTGCTGTATCTTTAATAGAATGTTAATACATTCCAGGTTATTACAACTTTGTAAAGTCCTTTTAAAGGCAAGCTAGGGACAGATGCAGATAGGAGAAGGGGACCAGAGGTGTATTCCTATAATGTCACAGAGAATTACACTCTAAGTCTAGAATGGGGGAGGAATAGGAAAATCGACTTTGTAaaagttaccttttttttttttttggatttggtttttgcgagacagggtttctctgtgtagccctggttgtcctggaactcactctgcagaccaagctgacatcgaactcagaaatctgcctgtcagtgcctccaaagtgctgggattaaaggcttgtgccaccaccgcccttttttttttttttaaagacacacatTTTTAAGACTGAAGTGACACATTCAGGCTGATCTCTAAGCATgagtttatttccttttaaaaaaattcttctctttgtttatttttttgtgttgtgGGTGGGCACACACAGGTCATGGTGTGTATGCAGAGCACCGGAAGACAACCTACAGGAATGACCTCTCTCCTTCCAATATGAGGCAGACAAAATGGCGGGTGATGGGACCTCGGAGAATAGGGTCACCAGGGGACCACCGTGAGGGCCAaagtgagggagggaagcaggggaggaggaaggaatcaCTGCTGGTGAGCTGAGGGTCCCTCGGGGAACCAGAAGGTCCATAAAAGATGCTGTGGCCTCCCTCAGCGTGCCTGACAACCTTCAGTTTTTCCCCGGCTCGAGGTGGTTTTCGACGGGGGACCCTAGGAAAGAAGAGCAGAGAATGGAAAGGACAGGAGACGCGAAGAACGAGGCCAAGACCAGCTTTGTTCAAGGCCCCCCAAAACTGtgttttctcagggaacttatacaggcagggaagaagtaaggcacGCGGGATTTTCCACGTAGCCGGGGCATTCTGCCAAGGCGAATCTCTGGCAGctctaagatgttttcttcttctgggagggcacagtgaccattgaccacccgatctctccaaggtctgtagctgaggagaagtcaaaacctaagcctatctttaaaatgaactctaaatataaagtaaggtcagtttggctcctggtaGAGTTTAGTCCCTGTGACACAgcacagaaggagagaactgacttttaTAAGTTATCCTTTCACTTCCACAGGCTCACCGTGGcacgcactcacacatgcacgatgcatgcacgcacgcacgcacgcactcacacacgcacgatgcgtatgcgcgcgcgcacacacacacacacacacacacacacacacgcacgcacgctgCACACACGTACAGAGAATGCATGACGCATGCACAGACTCTGCTTCTACGGGTTCTAGTTTTTGAGTTGGGGTGGGGTTgtctcacatagctcaggctaTCCCTGAGCTCACAGATGATGTGATGaccatgaattcctgatcctcctgcctccaactcctgagtgctgggattactaccAACCTGGTTTCTGTGGTTCTGGAGCTGGGACTCAGGGGCTTCCTGCATGTGAGAGaagccctctaccaactgagccacatccccagctcaGACTTTCATACTGACTTGTACCTTAAAGTGCCAGCCCATCTTGCTTGGGGTTAAGCCTGTGATTTGCCTCCTAGCTTCCTGGAGCTTATTGTGAGACACTCAGAGAGCCCAGAACACTTTGTCTTTtccagaaaccaaggcaggagcaggactccctgcaggctGCCACATACAGAAATCCTTTAGACTCGGTCTCTGTCCCAGGCTTTCCTCCAGCACCAAGATCTGGATCTTTAATAATCTGTGGTCACTGGGGTAATTCAAGGTAGTATGCACTGCACAGTAGACACCATCCCCTCCCACCATCCTATCTCCAGTTGGTTCTGGGGGTAGGTGACAGGCTGAGCCCCTTCTTGGGCTGCctgtggatgggggtggggcaccgCTCTAAGTTTCCAGTGCCTTCTATGTGGCCTCTGGACTGACAAGGGCAGCCTCACGTCTCCTTCCAAGTGGTCAGTGTCCTTTTACTAAGTTTCttgcagagagagaaagtaagagCTCAGGAGTCTGGAGCCAGATGGTCTGAGCTCAGAGATGCTTGTTAGTGGTGCAATATGGAGTGCTTCAGCTAAGCCAAAACCTGCGAGCTATCCCACAGAGTAGCAAGGGAAGCCGGGCTTGGGTACAGGTGACACGTGGAGTAGGTAACTCAGCTGGTTTTTAGGACACAGCTCCGTGGGAATTAGGTGTCCACATTGACCAGCTGTAATTATTGATATCCCTGCTAAAATGACTCAGCGGTCAGGTGTGCTACATATAAAACACTTTATTATAAAATGCCCAGCTGCATGGCGTTTGAGAAGGCATGGAGTGGCGACTTCCTCTCCTGCCTTTCGTTACCCACGGGAGAGCAGTGTACCGAATCAGACCATCCTCTTCTGTGTCGCATGCTGAAGGTCATCAGGccttagaccttcaaagaaccgGCAGCACCCAGGGCCCCTAGGGACCTCCCCCACAGCTCACCCCCACACGCCCATCATTTTATTCACAAGACAGTCCCAGGTCCTTTTGGCCAAGGCTGAGCCCTGTTCTCCACTGGGTCAAGGCTCCAGTGAAGAAAGCCAGCACAAAACTCGGTTTCCTTTTGAAACACAGTAACTGTGGTCAAAGCGAAAGGAGACGACATCCATCTAAATGAGTCACTAGGGGTCCTGTGCCAGCTCAGGAGAGGGGTGTGTGGGCAACGATCCTGAGTGGGAGAGGAAGATGCTGGGATGCCACAGGCCACACCCCTTGCCAAGGCCACACCCCTTGCTATGGTTCAGAGCATCGCGAAGTCCCAGCATCCTTCTGATGCCCCTACTCTGCCGGGCTCCGTGAACCGTTCTTTGTAACGCTACCCAAAATCCCCAATCACAGTGGCTAAGTGTGCCTTGGCCCCTCGACTGGGGCTGAAGTGGCTTTGGCGAAGTCTGTTGGTGTGGAGGGTGAGACAGGAGGGAGTGGAGTCAGAGGGTCTTTCAATCGGGTGGCCGGGCATCGGGGGCCTTTGCCTGGACCTCATCATACTGCGGCGGAGGAGTCAAAGGCTCGATAGAGGGAGGAGGAACGTTCTTGTCCGGGAGGGTGATCCTGAAGTCTTTGAGGTGAAGCTTTTCGGATTTAATCCTTCGGACTTTGAGTGGCTTCAGGCGTTTGGCCAGCTTGGAGTTTTGCCTGTCGGGAGCATGGCCTGGACTGGTCTCTGTCTCGGCCCTGGTGCTGGTCGGGGTTGCCTCGTCCAACCCGGTTAGCGACTCATAGGAGGGGAGAGAGATGCTCAGTCTTGGGTTGTGCTCCTGTCCCCTGGTTTCCGGGTAGCCCGTGTTCATCACTTCCTCGTAGCTCGGTACGTAGTACCGTGAggaggcttcctcctcctcctcctggctgcgGGATGATAAAGACAGAGCTGTCAGCAAACACTCAAGTCACTGAAAGTCCACAGAAGGTGGACTGGGGATTGCATTTGAATACAAGGTTCACACATCCCAACTCTGCAAACTACATGCAGGCTCTAGAATCAATCAGTAAGTGTTTTAGCAGAGAGGAAACGATAAAATAGAGAAGAACCAATTTTCCATTTAGAAACATATAGGAGAGAAGTCCATGAGGGTTTTCTAGACTGGGTTAATTGAGGTGGAAAGACCTGTTCTAAATGTGGGCGGTACCTCACAtggccccctcccctcctctgccctcccctccccttctcttcccttcccaccccatcccatgaataaaaagaagaaattgagctgAGTCCCAGCATCCCTCTGGAGGACTCCAGGCAGGATAGACTCTGTAGCATCAACTCTGAGCCCAAaccaacccttccttccttaagtggCCTTTGTCAAGCCACTCTGGTCACAGATTTAGGGGATGGAAGGGCGGAAGGTGAAGGCCTCACTGAACTGCTGCTACACAGTTGTTTCGGTGTGAACTTGGCTGCACTCCTTTCACACTTCACAACATCCTGGGCAGATTATTTATCTCAACGCCGAGCCGGGTCCTCTGGCCAAAGGTGGCGGTACTTGAAACAGCTATGGATGTTAAGTGAAATGGGTGTCCCCAGGTAGAGAAGGGACATCCAAGCGATAACGTTAATGTCTTCCTCACCTTGGTCTTTACTTCTTAATGGTCCCATTTTCAAGGAACTCACCTGTTCATGTGGCAGTAGGGGTAGGAATTACGAGTAACTGATTCTCCTCTTTCCCATTATTTCCCATGTTTTCTAGGTGAAGTGTGTGTGCTGGTTAATTCTGCGTGACAACCGTGGAAGGACAGGAGACCTTCTCAGAGGAGACCCTTAGTTAAACTCAAAAGATGCTGTCTCCCCCAGGTCTCAGGGTCATCCTGAACAAAGGTGTCTGGGAGGAGTTCTGCCCCTGTTCTGACTCACTGTGGGACTGGGGCAGCTCAGTCTTTTATGCCTTGGACCAGGTGTGGTCCCCAAGGGTTCCCTGCATCTCAGGGTCTTGAGCTAAGGCTGAATGGCACCCATGGGAAGACTCCCTGGCTTTCAGCTTGCAGACAGGAGATGAGGAGACTTCCTGACATCCAAAAACCCATAGTCTAATTCCTCATACTAGGTCACTCTTGCTCTCTTTTGGAATCAAGGTTCCAAGTGGCCtaagttggctttgaactccctaTGTAGTAGAGGACGATCTTGAACTTAGAGCCTCTTGCCTCGGCGTCCAGAGttctggcattacaggtgtgcaccaccagtgtatgtggtgctggggtTGAACCCGGGACCTATGGCTTGTTagataagcactctaccaactgagtcacATCCCCCGGAGTCTCCTCTTCCTAATCACAGATACAGTCATGTGCCCCTTTATGCTATCACATTTGGCTCAATTGGGGACATCACACAGGGTGCTGGCACATGGGCTATGTGAGTGACTTAGAAACTCTGTAGATGTCTCAGTTCACACAAAGTCACTGGCCCCACATGTCTCAGAATGTGCCCCTATCATTCAGCAGCAGAtagctgtctctgtttctttggaCAAACAGTAATATATCAAATATtgtcttttttccctcttttctgtGGTGGGGATGGGACCCAGGACCTCACCCAAGGAAGACAAGTGTTCGAGCAGTGTGATACATCCCTAATCTGCATGTGTATTTTCATGGTCAGAAAATGAGACCAGGGTATGGTTTAATCCTAGTattggggaggaagaggcaggtagatctctgtgagtttgaggccatcctggtctgcatagaaagttccaggatagtcatgGCTACACcgtatctgagagagagagagggagggagagagagggagagggagatggagatggagagacagagagagacagagacaagagagacagagaggggagaaagataaagaagaaagaaagaaatgaagaaagaaaaaagaaaaaagatgaaagaaaaaagaagaaagaaaatgagaccaATATTTCTGACATAAAGTACCCTCCCTCTTTGCTATAGatatctaaaggaaaaaaatgcaaacTTTGAAAATCCCTCCACCTGCATTCCCTAATAACCCAAACCCCTAATCTTTCCACCCAGAGCCAATCATGCTGAGGCCTGTGACCCCCCGACTGTCTGCCACTGTCCCTCTCTAGGCCACCCACGGTGTCTCACAGGTTGGCACCTTCCTAAAGGCTATAACACTATAATGCTTCAGTCTCAGTGTTGCTCCTCATTAAAGAACACCTGCCGGCCGTGGCTGGGGACATCGTCTTTCTATGTCCCTGTCATTTATCTGCGCATGCTCACCCAGGAGCTTGTGTCATGGTACAGATAGGGAGCTGAGGGGCAGCCTTCGCGTGGGTTCCCGAGATCAAACTTAGCTCGTCAGACTCGGCAGCGGGCTCTTCTGCCCACAGAACCATTCTGCTGGCTCCATGGTGACCGTGGCACACCGTCCTTGTGATTCTCTGATGCTAGAGCCTGCCTGTCTTGGCTAAAGTAGGTGAGAGAGGGGGGTTGGAGGATAAAGTGTCATTTTGTTTGTCTCCCAGAATTAACGAAGTGGACCAGCTATGAAATCATTGCTTCTAACCTCTGTCGGTTTCCTGACCAGTATGTTCATCTTTTGTGTTGATTCACGCACGAGGTTCTCTTATAATGGGGGGAAGGGGTTCGTCCTCATCGTCATCCTGAGATTAGGCATCACCTAGGAGACACCTAGGACATCCCTGGGATGTCCGTGAGGGTCCTTGGGAGCAGACGAAGCCCTGAGTTAAGATGCGTTGTTTACATGAACAGGGCCATGTCAAGAATGCCAgtgcgccgggcggtggtggcacatgcctttaatcccagcacttgggaggcagaggcaggcagatttctgagttcgaggccagcctggtctacagagtgagttccaggatagccaggactacacagagaaaccctgtctcgaaaaaacaaaacaaaacaaaacaaaacaaaaagaatgccaGTGTTGTCCCAGACTCAGGGATAGCAAGGCCTTCTTCCGGGCAGGGGTCGACCAGTAGGAGCAGAAAGTACTGGCTGCACTTTCCTCCCCATGACTGCAACCTAAGcctacccctcccccaacagaGACCCCCCTAACGTGGTGAATTTCCTGGCTGTTGCTGGTGCCTCTCCATTGGCGTGTGGGTGACCCACTCAGCCCCAGAGTTACTTATGGTTGTCTCGAGTTTATTTCCTGTGGCCCCATCAAGTCCAAAgccgtgcatgtgaaggccaggggTGTTTCTAGAAAGGTTTAACTGAGTAGGGTAGATGCGCCCTGACTTAAATGTGGGCTCCGTCTGGGTGGAGCGGGGAAGGAAGACAAGG is a window encoding:
- the Tmem51 gene encoding transmembrane protein 51 → MMAQSKANGSHYALTAIGLGMLVLGVIMAMWNLVPGFSPADKPTAQGNKTEGGGGILKSKTFSVAYVLVGAGVMLLLLSICLSIRDKRRLRQSEELARIQQQTGTVPPSQEEDSQEEEEEASSRYYVPSYEEVMNTGYPETRGQEHNPRLSISLPSYESLTGLDEATPTSTRAETETSPGHAPDRQNSKLAKRLKPLKVRRIKSEKLHLKDFRITLPDKNVPPPSIEPLTPPPQYDEVQAKAPDARPPD